In one window of Carassius carassius chromosome 38, fCarCar2.1, whole genome shotgun sequence DNA:
- the LOC132119028 gene encoding uncharacterized protein LOC132119028, producing the protein MPASCGFSLKRARRDVSLVAPYRGCHVRQQGARYILPLIIMGAPVQVSCTVSRPLPTVSCFSFGMIVKSCVRADDVKVKVDGSWQPLLLKYTQCSLTLETSAGLLFITAPFTGSCWEMTDNERRLPLMYGDQEVIHSCPLAQPTITPTVAPTTPLRDPTVLQQMFDRFPSGGPWRYPPYPGVPATLPPTVPPTAAPFRYPFQQPMYPPKYPMPIFDPFYPKGDPAAPPAAQPPQYPWYPKLTPYMTGFHSPVEVTTPATTTTAPYQPEHQYPGYPMYPPFYGQLPIKSGSPTVKNPVMPPYPKASGFGPRARRLRSSPASSSVYGSHR; encoded by the exons ATGCCAGCTAGCTGTGGCTTCTCACTGAAGCGGGCACGCAGGGATGTCTCTCTTGTTGCTCCATACAGGGGCTGTCATGTCAGAcaacag GGTGCAAGATATATTTTGCCACTCATTATAATGGGAGCTCCAGTGCAAGTGTCTTGCACTGTGAGCCGTCCCCTCCCTACTGTGTCCTGCTTTTCCTTTGGCATGATCGTCAAATCTTGTGTCAGGGCAGATGATGTTAAAGTTAAAG TTGATGGATCATGGCAGCCTCTGCTTCTGAAGTACACTCAATGCTCACTTACATTGGAGACCTCTGCTGGTTTGCTGTTTATCACTGCACCATTCACCGGAAGCTGTTGGGAAATGACT GATAATGAAAGGCGACTCCCTTTGATGTACGGTGACCAGGAAGTGATTCATTCCTGTCCTCTGGCACAGCCAACCATAACCCCAACTGTAGCCCCAACCACACCGCTACGTGACCCAACTGTCTTGCAACAGATGTTTGACCGTTTCCCTTCTGGAGGACCCTGGCGGTATCCTCCATACCCTGGTGTACCTGCTACTCTGCCTCCCACTGTGCCACCTACAGCTGCTCCTTTTCGATATCCTTTCCAGCAACCCATGTACCCTCCCAAGTATCCCATGCCAATATTTGATCCCTTTTACCCTAAAGGTGACCCAGCTGCTCCCCCAGCAGCACAACCACCACAATATCCCTGGTACCCAAAGCTGACTCCTTACATGACTGGCTTCCACAGCCCAGTAGAAGTGACCACTCCTGCTACGACCACAACTGCCCCATACCAGCCTGAACACCAGTATCCAGGTTATCCAATGTACCCACCGTTCTACGGTCAACTACCCATCAAGTCTGGGTCTCCAACTGTGAAAAACCCTGTCATGCCTCCATATCCTAAGGCTTCAGGCTTTGGTCCCCGTGCCCGTAGGTTACGGTCTTCTCCTGCATCATCCTCCGTCTACGGGTCTCATAGGTAA
- the LOC132119416 gene encoding uncharacterized protein LOC132119416: MPWAKGILLFTMAVVSLCSSLRADPESLFEAGAAYGAVPENPVHFGKLVIGGQGSVSYNGVKISPLRLAEYEGHQSNDEAWLHSASTKLHHLRSSVQCSNDSMILHIPGPRVPHFLIDRGEESPVPLSEMPASCGFSLKRARRDVSLVAPYRGCHVRQQGARYILPLIIMGAPVQVSCPVSRPLPTVSCFSFGMIVKSCVRADDVKVKVDGSWQPLLLKYTQCSLTLETSAGLLFITAPFTGSCWEMTDNERRLPLMYGDQEVIHSCPLAQPTITPTVAPTTPLRDPTVLQQMFDRFPSGGPWRYPPYPGVPATLPPTVPPTAAPFRYPFQQPMYPPKYPMPIFDPFYPKGDPAAPPAAQPPQYPWYPKLPPYMTGFHSPVEVTTPATTTTAPYQPEHQYPGYPMYPPFYGQLPIKSGSPTVKNPVMPPYPKASGFGPRARRLRSSPASSSVYGSHR, from the exons ATGCCTTGGGCAAAGGGGATTTTACTTTTCACAATGGCTGTGGTATCACTGTGTTCTTCTTTAAGGGCTGATCCTGAGTCCCTTTTTGAAGCTGGTGCTGCATATGGAGCAGTCCCTGAAAACCCGGTCCACTTTGGCAAACTTGTGATTGGCGGTCAAGGTTCAGTATCTTATAATGGTGTAAAAATATCCCCACTGAGGTTAGCAGAGTATGAAGGGCACCAGTCAAACGATGAAG CTTGGTTGCACTCAGCTAGCACTAAGCTGCACCATCTGCGTTCTTCTGTGCAATGTAGCAATGATTCAATGATTTTGCATATTCCAGGACCGAGAGTGCCACATTTTCTAATTGACCGAG GAGAGGAGTCCCCAGTGCCTTTGTCTGAGATGCCAGCTAGCTGTGGCTTCTCACTGAAGCGGGCACGCAGGGATGTCTCTCTTGTTGCTCCATACAGGGGCTGTCATGTCAGACAACag GGTGCAAGATATATTTTGCCACTCATTATAATGGGAGCTCCAGTGCAAGTGTCTTGCCCTGTGAGCCGTCCCCTCCCTACTGTGTCCTGCTTCTCCTTTGGCATGATCGTCAAATCTTGTGTCAGGGCAGATGATGTTAAAGTTAAAG TTGATGGATCATGGCAGCCTCTGCTTCTGAAGTACACTCAATGCTCACTTACATTGGAGACCTCTGCTGGTTTGCTGTTTATCACTGCACCATTCACCGGAAGCTGTTGGGAAATGACC GATAATGAAAGGCGACTCCCTTTGATGTACGGTGACCAGGAAGTGATTCATTCCTGTCCTCTGGCACAGCCAACCATAACCCCAACTGTAGCCCCAACCACACCGCTACGTGACCCAACTGTCTTGCAACAGATGTTTGACCGTTTCCCTTCTGGAGGACCCTGGCGGTATCCTCCATACCCTGGTGTACCTGCTACTCTGCCTCCCACTGTGCCACCTACAGCTGCTCCTTTTCGATATCCTTTCCAGCAACCCATGTACCCTCCCAAGTATCCCATGCCAATATTTGATCCCTTCTACCCTAAAGGTGACCCAGCTGCTCCCCCAGCAGCACAACCACCACAATATCCCTGGTACCCAAAGCTGCCTCCTTACATGACTGGCTTCCACAGCCCAGTAGAAGTGACCACTCCTGCTACGACCACAACTGCCCCATACCAGCCTGAACACCAGTATCCAGGTTATCCAATGTACCCACCGTTCTACGGTCAACTACCCATCAAGTCTGGGTCTCCAACTGTGAAAAACCCTGTCATGCCTCCATATCCTAAGGCTTCAGGCTTTGGTCCCCGTGCCCGTAGGTTACGGTCTTCTCCTGCATCATCCTCCGTCTACGGGTCTCATAGGTAA